Genomic window (Moraxella haemolytica):
GTGTTCTTTGGGGTCTATGCCTTGTGCTAGCAGTCTTTTAAGCTCTGCAAGCTCTTCCCTTGCTTGTGCTAAGCTGATTTGTGGGTATTGCCCTATGGATTGGTTGGCTTGCTTTCCTTGATAGCGATAAGCAATAACCCATGATTTAACACCTGTATATCTAACCCATAATTGCAAGCCGTTCATGTCGCTGTACTTGTCAGGAACTTTGGTATCAATGCTCTTTTGTGTTGGTACTAGCTTTTTGATTTTGGTATCTGTTAAAGCCATAATTGATAAGCCTTTGGGTGTGATTTGTTGGTATTGAAAGAATGTGAACTACAATACCAACAATAATACCAACAAAATTCATGGATAGCAATAGACTATAACGGACTACATAAGACAATAAAACCGCCTAAACCCTAGAAAAATCAAAGGCTATCGCACGATTGTGGATAGCCCTAGATTATAATATGGTCGGAGTGGCGGGATTCGAACTCGCGACCCCTTGCACCCCATGCAAGTGCGCTACCAAGCTGCGCTACACCCCGATTGAATTGCTATTTTACTAAATTTTTTAAATTTTGCAAGCGTTTTTCTTATTTTATCATCAATCACCGACCCCAACTCAACATAGCACTATTTGCATAAAAAACCCCTGTTAAAAACAAGGGTTCATCATGATAATCAATGGCTTACTTAGGTAGCTTAGGAGGTTTATCTGGTTTGGGTAGGGGTGTCGTGTTTTGATTCTCTTCTATCACTTCAAGCCGAACTTCCATACCCTCATTATGATGCTCAGTAACTACTTCTTGAATACCTTGCGATTCATCGGTCACCACCCCTTCTTTATTATCCTTAGGCTTTCTACCCAAGCGACGCACAACATAACTATCTGTAAGGACACGCACACTAGGCTCTTTTTCATCAGCAATGTCTTCATAGATGACCTGCCCTTCACTGTTAATCTTAGCGTATTTAACCGACTCGCTTCGTGGAAAGAAAAAATCCCATGGCGTCGCCAAAAAATGTCTCCACACCAACCCAGATAATTTTTTCCATTCAAAGAATTCCACTTCTTTAGAACGCAACGCAACAAATAACGCCAAAGAAAAGCTCACCATTAAGTTCACCGCACCAATGAGCAGTACACCGATAAAAGATAGTATCACAAGCCCCCAACTTAGGTCCTGTGGCGATAGATAAAATAGCCCATGCACAAAGTTGGCAGAAGCAAAAGCGATATGACGAATATCTAGTGGCAATCCAAGCATATAGCCAATGGTTGCCGTACTGCCTAAGAAGCAACCAAAGATAAAGTTACCCATGATTGCCCCAAGATTCGCTTCAATAAAGTTACCTAGCTTTTCTTGCCAAGCACTTGGTAAGATATGCGACAACAAGCGATGGCGACGGATACGCTCACCAATCTTATTGTAAGCTGATAGATTATCATAATAACCTGCAATAAGCCCCGATAAGAACAAAAACACACCTGCAATTGCCGCATGTGGCAAAGAGAGCGAACGAATAGGATCAAGCTCATGCAATAGATGTGCCGCCTTATAGCCATCAATCATGGGCGTGCCTGTGATTGATGGCCATGCATAAGCAATTAAAAGAGCCACTGGCATAGCAATCGAGATATTACCCAAAATCGCTACAAACTGCGTCCGTAAAATATCTACAATCAGCTCAGATAATTTGGTCAGCTGTTGGGTTTTTTTATTGCCCGAGCCATCTGAAATGGTTGATGCAATAGCGGCGGCTGTCATGGCTGGCTGCTTGGTTGCAACCGTACCGCCTGCAATATGAATGGCAACAAAGCCCAAACCATAAATCATGCTATTGATAAAAGCCCTACCGACTGGAGCTAACACCAATGATGAACCCAAAATTTTTATGGTCGCCATAAATGCAATAAGCAATCCGCCAATCGCTGCTTTTTTATACATCTTGCGATAGCCTGTGCGGTCAGTGCTGATGTAGTGCTCCCCTACTCGGCTAGCATTTTCAGTAACCTTGCGAGATAACAGCTTTGTATTATTTTCAATCAAATAACTAAAGCTATAACGAGTCTTTGCTGTACGCACAATCTGTGCGGTCAATTCAACAATTGCCTTATCACGGTTTTTTTGGTTGTCCGAAACCAGCTCAATAAGCACCTGCATTCTATGCAAGCTTTGCTCAAGTCGCACAAGCATATTGGTCAGACGAATTGAAATACCAGTCTTATAGATGCGTTTTCGCACATTGGTAACTATCTCGTGGCATTGCTCTAGCATGACAAGCAGTGGTGCAGGACTGATGTCTTCATCAGGCGTGATGTCCGTCATCAAATCTAGCTCATGTGTCTTTCGGTATTGATTGACATACAATACAGCTTCTTGGTTTTGTGCCACAAAAGCTGCTGAATGATTCAGCATCTGCGGATAAGCTGACATTAAATCAGGGTGCAGACCCATACCACTAATACGGTATGATAAGATAACTATGGCATTTAGAATATTATTTTTAGCGGTTGCCACTAAGGCTAAGTCTTCATCATCAACATGAATCAGCTCAATTAGCCTATCCCATTTAGCACCATCAATCATGCGTACCCAACGCAAGTCATTGCGTTTGTTAAATAAAAAACTAGCAAGCTCAACAACCGAATCTTCTTCGGGTAACAGTGGTAAAAAGCGATGCCCAATTAGCCTGTTAACGCTATAAGAAAAACTTTGGTCAGAAGCGATACCCGTATCCGTATAAAGCGTTACTTGATTATATTTATTCGTCAATCGCAAAATAAACGCCGCCAGCCCCGAGCCATACTCAGGGTTTTGCTCAACCAAGGCAATCAGCTGACTTATTTTTTCATTGGCAGCGTCTTCATCACCCTCGTCGACACGCAACTCATCAACCAATTGCTTTAGCACTTGGGTTTCAGGCAGTTCTTTTAGTGCTAAGATACGCTGTAAAATATCTTTTAACTCAGCATTATTAGGATTTTGCAACAGTTTCTCCAAGTTTTTTATTTTATTAAAATCAGCAAAATTAGCTTAACAGTCCAAAAGTTCAAAAAATCTTACCATCAATGCCAAGTCTGGCAAAGTAGCTAAGTATTCATAAGAATATACACATTGTCCATTTATGCTTACGCACAGCATTGGTATAACCTAACCATTGCGTTTAGCATTTAACATCGCTTGAATATTGGTCAGATAGTCTTGAGAGATCTGCTTGGGGTCTTTGTTGCTTGGACGCTTAGCAGGATAATCAACATGATCGGTTGGTAACTCATCTAAGAACCGTGATGGCGTGGTGGTTTTAAAATCCTTACCCATACGGCGTTTTTGAGCAAAAGTTAAAGTCAGCTCAAGCCTTGCACGAGTAATGCCCACATACATCAAACGGCGTTCTTCTTCAATATCATCTTGCAACAAAGAATTGCGGTGTGGCAAGATTTCCTCTTCAACACCAATGATATAGACATGATCAAACTCCAGACCCTTTGCAGCGTGTAAGGTCATCAAGTTGACCTTATTGGTATTTTCCTCTTCTTGTTGTTGCTCTAGCATATCTAATAGCATCATCTTACGAACCACAGCTTCAATGGTCGTGTCTTCGTCATCTTCGGCACGGTTAATGAGTGTGGCGATACTCTGATACAGCGTTTCAATGTTATCAAGTCGATTCTTTTCTTGCTGGGGGGTTTTGCTATCTTCTTTGATATAATCAATATAGCCTGTTTCAATAATCATCTGACGCACCAGTGGCATGGGGTCGGCGTTGTCATACAGCTCACGAGTATAATATTCAATAAACTCAGCAAAGGCATATAGCGTGTTGCTCGCTTTTGCTCCCACCGTTGCTTTTAGCCCTGCGTGCGAACAGGCGGATAGTAAAGATATGCCATACTCTTGGGCAAGTAGGCCTAGCTTTTCTAGCGTAGCAGAACCCATACCACGCTTTGGGGTATTAATGATGCGTAAAAAAGCTGCATCATCATCAGGATTTAGAATGATACGCAGATAACTCATCACATCCTTAATCTCCGTGCGAGCAAAAAAGGATGTACCGCCTGAGAGCTTATAAGGCACATTCAGCTGACGCAACTCAGTCTCTAATACTCGTGCTTGAAAATTGGAACGATATAGTACGGCATACTGCTCCCATAGGTTGCCATGACGCAGACGATGGGCGACGATTTCTTTAACAACTCGCTCCGCTTCATCTAGATCTGTTGGGCAAGTAATCACACGGATATAAGCCCCCTCGCCTTTATTTGACCACAATGCCTTATCAAAGATATGTTCATTATTGGCGATGACGGTATTTGCCGCACTTAAGATGCGATTGGTAGAGCGGTAATTTTGTTCAAGTTTGACCACATGCAGATTAGGGAAATCCTGCTTGAGCAGTGCCATATTTTCAGGTTTTGCTCCACGCCATGTATAGATGGATTGATCATCATCACCCACTACCGTGAAACGAGCAGTTAGCCCAACCAAGAGCTTAACCAGTTCATATTGAGCGGTGTTGGTGTCTTGATACTCATCTACGAGTAAATAACGAATACGGCGTTGCCATTTTTCACGCACCATCTCATTTTCTTTTAAAATACGGACAGGCAGAACAATCAAATCATCAAAATCCACCGCATTATAAGCCCTAAGATTGCGTTCGTACAATCCATAAAGATGGGCAAAAATCATGTCCTCTGGGTCCGATAAAGTGGTCGCTGCATCTTCAGGAGCAATCAAATCATTCTTCCAATCTGAAATAAACTTCATCGCCTTGCCTGCAAATTCACGACTCTCAGAACCGCTCATATTATCACGCATCATTAGTTCCATCAGCAGTCGTTTTGCGTCATCTGCATCCATGATGCTAAAATTGCTTTTTAAGGGCGTATGAATCAGCTCATAACGCAAAAACTGCAAGCCAAACTGATGAAAGGTAGAGACCGTCAAACCACGAGTTTTTTCATTCGGCAAAAGTTTGCTCACACGAGCCTTCATCTCTCGTGCCGCCTTATTAGTAAAGGTCATGGCAGTGATTCGCTCAGCAGGAATATGGCAGTTGGTAATCAAGTGGGCGATTTTTTGGGTGATGACCGATGTCTTACCCGACCCTGCCCCTGCCAGAACGAGCAAAGGACCTGACACATGGGCTAAGGCTTCTTGTTGGCGGGGGTTTAGCTGACTCATACTCTAAATTCTTTGGGCAAAATGGGGACTCATTATAAAGGATTTTGGTAAATTGGGCAAAAGTTTGTATCAAAACTTGCAATGAAAAAAGGTAGTATTTTGCAATATTACCTTTTTTCATTGCCCATGAACAGTTCTGTGATTGCCTACAGCAAAGTTTTGGCTGTAGGTTAATTTTGCCAAAAGTAAGGTGGGTAAGACCAAGCAAGATTGATATTTAATGCCCAATAACATCATAAAAACACCGCTTGTCTAGCTAGTATTTTTTAATTATTTTAAATAAAATAAACACCACACCGCACAAATGCCCAGTACAATGCCCATGCCATTGATTTTTGAAATCTTTTCTTTAAAAGCCAATAAGCCCACAATCGCACCCAAACACATCACCCCAATATTCATACCTGCAAACACCAAGGTGGGGTCATCTTTAAAGGCTTGATAAGCTTTGATATAAAATAAGATATTAGCAAAATTAAGACCGCCCAATATCACCCCACTTGCCAAACTTTGACCATGCCATTTGGTTTTTTTGATAAGCAAATAAGCTAGGCAATAAAATACCCAATGTCACAAAAACAAACACCTTACCAAACGCCACATTACCAATGCCATCAAAGCTCAGTTTCAGTAACGCCATGCACAGTGCCATGGCGGTCATATAATTCACCAAAATAGATTGGATGATGTCAAGGCGTTGTTGACGAGCAAACTTTAAAAATACAGACACCAGTACGCTAGCACAAATAGCAAGAATCAAAAAAATCATGGTTATTCCATCACACCAATTTGAAATATTTTGTTACAAAATGTGTGATATATAACCATGAATGGATGATTGTCAAGATTTTTAGTGTACAGTTTTACACCAAACGAGAGCTTGCCAATGCGGTCAGCTGATACAGTCCTTCACGATATTTATTGACAGGCAATACTTCTAAATATTGTTGAGCCTGTTTGGTTTCGTCTAAGGCTTTTGCCTTGCAGTAGTCCAATGCCCCAGATTGTTGCACCAAGGCAATCAGCTCACCTACATCATCAACCTTCCCTGTCTGCACAGCGATGCGTAACTTGTCATAATTGATGGCATCGGTATCCTTTAGAATTTCTAGGGTTTTGATAATCGGTAAAGTCGGCTTACCCTCCGCCAAATCATCGCCTAGGTTCTTACCCATCATCGCTGTATCGCCTGTAAAGTCAAGCACATCATCAATCATCTGAAAGGCATTACCAAAGTGATAAGCAAACTTACCCAAAGGCTCAAGCAAATCGTCACGACCTGCCAAAATCCCTGCCCCTTGCGTTGCCATCATAAATAATCTTGAAGTTTTTCCATCAATAATTTGACGATAGTCTTCCTCGGTAGTCTCTGGGTTGTGCTGATGCTGTAACTGCAACACCTCTCCTTCTGCAATATCGCAAGTGCCATCAGAAAATAGCTGAAGCAACGGCAAATTACCAAATCCAACAAGCAAATTAAACGAACGAGCAATCAGATAATCTCCCACCAGTACAGCTGTGGCATTATTCCAAGTGGCGTTAGCAGTCGGTCTTCCCCGTCTAAGCCCTGATTCATCAATCACATCATCATGTACCAGTGTGGCAGTATGAAGCATCTCAGTAATCGCCCCAAGCTCCAATGCCTGCTGACTTTGTTCATCATGTAGCATTCGTGCAGTCAGCAGCGTAATGAGTGGTCGCATCCGCTTACCACCTGCATCAATGACATGCTTAGATACCTGCATAACTAAGCGTACTTTGGAATTTAAACTGCCAAAAACCTGCTTATCCATGATGGCAAAATCATCAGCAACGATGGCTTGAATGTCTGCATAAGTGGGCGTAATCATTATTTTTCTCACACTTTTAAAAAATTTATTTATCATATCATAGCCCATATATTTCTAAAAGAGCATTCGTCAAATTCAACCAACAGTTGCATTCATCTGACACCCTCGCATAACTTTTTCTTATGTTTTTTTATTATTAACAAACCAATACTTAATTTTTTGGTATTTTTGTGCGTGATACGCTTGTAAAATGGGCGGATTGTGTGCATAATGTTAGTATTTTTATCTGATGCGACTGCGTTCAGTTGGTAGCATCCTTATCTCCATCTTTATTTCTATTATAAATCCAAGCCATCCTAAAGGTAGCCTTATGTCATTTTTAACTCACCATACCGAAATTGATGATGTGAATATTGAAAAAATCACCCCTTTAATTACCCCCACAGAACTAAAACGCACCTACCCCCTATCAAGCCAAGCCTTTAACACCGTGCTACATGGTCGTCAGGTTATCCAAGACATCTTAGATGGTGTTGATAAACGCATTTTGGTCGTTGTTGGTCCTTGCTCCATTCACGATACCGTCGCTGCTCACGAATATGCCGACAAATTAAAAGTTCTGGCAGATGAGTTAAAAGATGAGCTGTTTATTGTCATGCGTGTATATTTTGAAAAACCTCGCACCACCACAGGCTGGAAAGGTCTTATCAATGACCCTAACATGGATGATAGTTTTGATATTGAAAAAGGGCTTGGCATGGCAAGAAAGCTCCTTTTAGAACTGAACGAAAAAGGTCTGCCTTGTGCTACCGAAGCATTAGATCCCAACACCCCTCAATATATGCAGGATTTAATCAGTTGGTCAGCCATTGGGGCAAGAACCACCGAGAGCCAAACTCACCGTGAAATGTCCTCTGGTCTGTCCTGCCCTGTTGGCTTCAAAAATGGTACAGACGGCTCAATGACTGTTGCTGTCAATGCCATGCAAGCAGTTAAATCAGGGCATAGCTTTTTAGGCTTATCGTCAGATGGTAAGGTTTCTATCATCAAATCCAAAGGCAACCGTTACGCCCATGTTGTCTTGCGTGGTGGCAATGACCAGCCCAACTATGATAAAACGGCCATCGCCTTAGCAGAAAATGAACTTGCCAAAGGCAAAACCAACGGAAAAATCATGGTAGATGCAAGCCACGCCAACTCTGGCAAAGACCCTTACCTACAACCCATGGTTATCCAAAACATCGCAAGCCAAATCCAAAACGGCAACAAGTCCATCATGGGACTGATGATTGAAAGCCATCTCAAAGGTGGTCGTCAAAATATCCCAGCCGACCTAAGTCAATTAGAATATGGCAAATCAGTAACCGATGGTTGTCTAGACTGGGACGCTACCGTTGATATCTTGCGTCAGTTCGCCAAGGCAGTCAAAGAGCATTTACCAAATCGTTAATTGACCACAAATTTAGGTTGTGCCGTTCGTAGAGAACCTGTCAAATCATGATGATAAAACCATCACTCTTTCGACAAACTCAAGGCGAACGGCTTTTTGATTACCCAATAATACACCATGCCAAATTCACCCACCAATCCCAATCAAGGTTCATTCTTTGGCTCATTTTATATGGTCTTTGCGTGCTTGTGTTTTGCACTTATGCTTGTCTCCATTAAGATGGCAGGACAAAAATTTGCCATGCACACTTATGAACTTACCTTTTGGCGAGTACTATCTTCATTGGTTATTTTAGGTGGTTTGTCTTGGGTTAAAGGGCAGGATTTTCGCACAGCTTATCCAAAGGAACACTTTTGGCGGTCATTGTCAGGTTTGGTTGCCCTACTGATGAATTTTTATGTGGTGCTACACCTGCCACTTGCTACTGCCAGCACCCTACAAAACACCTCTGTCATTTTTTTAGGGCTACTTTCCATCATCATTTTAAAACAAAAGCCATCTGTTATCAGCTGGATATCGCTCATCTTAGGATTTTTGGGCGTGGTGATTTTATTAAAACCTAGCCAAGGGGGTGATATCTTTGCCATGTTTATCGGATTGACAAGCGGAGCAATTAGTGGTTATGCCTATTTACAAGTGCGAGAACTTAGCTTGCTTGGCGAACCTGCATGGCGGATTGTATTTTATTTCTCACTTTTATCTGCCATCATCTCAGGAATATTGGCGGCATTTTTTGGTTTTACGCCCATCAGTTGGGCAAATCTACCCTATATCATCGCCATTGGAGTGACTGCTTTGGGTGGACAGCTTCTCATGACTTATGCCTATCAAGTGGGACAAAAATTTGTCGTGGCGGTATTGGGTTATTTAGGCGTGGTGTTTTCGGTCATTTTTGGGGCGGTGTTGTTTGGTGAACGGCTTGACTGGCTAAGCCTGCTTGGGATTGCCATCATCGTCATCAGTGGTATGATTGGAACAAAAAAATAAGATTGGTTATCAGCCCATCTCAATAATATAATGTATAATAAGCATTCAACAATCATAGATTTTTTAGTATAACTACCAATACACTTGTATTGACTAATTTTTATGTTATAATAATGCTTTATTAATAGCAGGATTATTTCATGTAAATGGGACAACCCTGCTACATTTCACGGCTGTATTTTGCAAAAATACTAGAGTATATTAACTCCCATAGCACCATTTACATTTATTGATGGTCTGAGCAAAAATCGTACAACTGTATATGAAAAATGGTCGTCAACCGCTTAATCCCATGGGTTTTGCTTAACTTCAATCCCACAAATCAAGTATTTAGGTGATTTTATCATCAAGCCCTGCTATGCACTTATGTTAACCAAGTGGGCTTTTACAAAAATGTGGATCCAATCCATTTTATGGCAAATACATAAATACGATAGCAAAATAACTCTACTTCTAGTATATATCACTAATCTTGCAAGACATCAACAATCAGCCAATGGCATTTTACATTGATTTAATTGAGGTACCTATGCAAAAATTTATTATCGTATCGCTAATGACAAGTGGTTTATTATACACATCTCTAGCACACGCCAAAAAAGCAGTAGAAACCAACTTAGGTATTGAACGCTATCAAGAAACATACCGTGAATACACAAATGGTGAGCGTTTCATGCAACAGCAAGGTAGCTTGAATGCACTTAATGGGTCAATTAAGTATCGTTTTAATGAGAAAGATGCGATAAAATTAGAGGGTAGATACGCCAAAGGCAAAGTTGATTATACAGGTGGTGAAAATCCTAGCGAAGAAAATCCTGAAGGATCTCCTTATGGCTCAATACACCTAAAAGGTGCACCTCGTCTCTCTTATGACATCCGCTCACTGTATATTTATGAAAAATCAATTCGCCCAAACTTAAGTATCATTGGTGAAGCAGGCTTAGGATATCGAGTCCTAAGAGATTTAAGCTCCCGCATAGATTCAGAGGATTACGATAGAAAAAATAAAACTGCTTACACACAAGTAGGCTTGGGTGCAAAAATAGCTTTGGCTCACGGATTTGAATTTTTACCACGAATTGCTTACAATCAAGGTATTTATGGTCGTCAGTACTCCTTCTTAGGTGATCACGGCACCATCACACTCAAACAGCACAATGCTCGTGGTATTGAAATAGAATTACCCATCAGTAAGCAGCTTGCTAACCAAACCAAAATTAGTTACACCCCTTATTATCGTGGTTGGAATGTCCCCACTTCCAATACTTTTGAACGCATTGAAACAGGCGAAGATGGTAGCCAAGGTATAGCAAGC
Coding sequences:
- a CDS encoding site-specific recombinase, which codes for MQNPNNAELKDILQRILALKELPETQVLKQLVDELRVDEGDEDAANEKISQLIALVEQNPEYGSGLAAFILRLTNKYNQVTLYTDTGIASDQSFSYSVNRLIGHRFLPLLPEEDSVVELASFLFNKRNDLRWVRMIDGAKWDRLIELIHVDDEDLALVATAKNNILNAIVILSYRISGMGLHPDLMSAYPQMLNHSAAFVAQNQEAVLYVNQYRKTHELDLMTDITPDEDISPAPLLVMLEQCHEIVTNVRKRIYKTGISIRLTNMLVRLEQSLHRMQVLIELVSDNQKNRDKAIVELTAQIVRTAKTRYSFSYLIENNTKLLSRKVTENASRVGEHYISTDRTGYRKMYKKAAIGGLLIAFMATIKILGSSLVLAPVGRAFINSMIYGLGFVAIHIAGGTVATKQPAMTAAAIASTISDGSGNKKTQQLTKLSELIVDILRTQFVAILGNISIAMPVALLIAYAWPSITGTPMIDGYKAAHLLHELDPIRSLSLPHAAIAGVFLFLSGLIAGYYDNLSAYNKIGERIRRHRLLSHILPSAWQEKLGNFIEANLGAIMGNFIFGCFLGSTATIGYMLGLPLDIRHIAFASANFVHGLFYLSPQDLSWGLVILSFIGVLLIGAVNLMVSFSLALFVALRSKEVEFFEWKKLSGLVWRHFLATPWDFFFPRSESVKYAKINSEGQVIYEDIADEKEPSVRVLTDSYVVRRLGRKPKDNKEGVVTDESQGIQEVVTEHHNEGMEVRLEVIEENQNTTPLPKPDKPPKLPK
- a CDS encoding UvrD-helicase domain-containing protein, with the protein product MSQLNPRQQEALAHVSGPLLVLAGAGSGKTSVITQKIAHLITNCHIPAERITAMTFTNKAAREMKARVSKLLPNEKTRGLTVSTFHQFGLQFLRYELIHTPLKSNFSIMDADDAKRLLMELMMRDNMSGSESREFAGKAMKFISDWKNDLIAPEDAATTLSDPEDMIFAHLYGLYERNLRAYNAVDFDDLIVLPVRILKENEMVREKWQRRIRYLLVDEYQDTNTAQYELVKLLVGLTARFTVVGDDDQSIYTWRGAKPENMALLKQDFPNLHVVKLEQNYRSTNRILSAANTVIANNEHIFDKALWSNKGEGAYIRVITCPTDLDEAERVVKEIVAHRLRHGNLWEQYAVLYRSNFQARVLETELRQLNVPYKLSGGTSFFARTEIKDVMSYLRIILNPDDDAAFLRIINTPKRGMGSATLEKLGLLAQEYGISLLSACSHAGLKATVGAKASNTLYAFAEFIEYYTRELYDNADPMPLVRQMIIETGYIDYIKEDSKTPQQEKNRLDNIETLYQSIATLINRAEDDEDTTIEAVVRKMMLLDMLEQQQEEENTNKVNLMTLHAAKGLEFDHVYIIGVEEEILPHRNSLLQDDIEEERRLMYVGITRARLELTLTFAQKRRMGKDFKTTTPSRFLDELPTDHVDYPAKRPSNKDPKQISQDYLTNIQAMLNAKRNG
- a CDS encoding polyprenyl synthetase family protein, whose translation is MITPTYADIQAIVADDFAIMDKQVFGSLNSKVRLVMQVSKHVIDAGGKRMRPLITLLTARMLHDEQSQQALELGAITEMLHTATLVHDDVIDESGLRRGRPTANATWNNATAVLVGDYLIARSFNLLVGFGNLPLLQLFSDGTCDIAEGEVLQLQHQHNPETTEEDYRQIIDGKTSRLFMMATQGAGILAGRDDLLEPLGKFAYHFGNAFQMIDDVLDFTGDTAMMGKNLGDDLAEGKPTLPIIKTLEILKDTDAINYDKLRIAVQTGKVDDVGELIALVQQSGALDYCKAKALDETKQAQQYLEVLPVNKYREGLYQLTALASSRLV
- a CDS encoding 3-deoxy-7-phosphoheptulonate synthase, coding for MSFLTHHTEIDDVNIEKITPLITPTELKRTYPLSSQAFNTVLHGRQVIQDILDGVDKRILVVVGPCSIHDTVAAHEYADKLKVLADELKDELFIVMRVYFEKPRTTTGWKGLINDPNMDDSFDIEKGLGMARKLLLELNEKGLPCATEALDPNTPQYMQDLISWSAIGARTTESQTHREMSSGLSCPVGFKNGTDGSMTVAVNAMQAVKSGHSFLGLSSDGKVSIIKSKGNRYAHVVLRGGNDQPNYDKTAIALAENELAKGKTNGKIMVDASHANSGKDPYLQPMVIQNIASQIQNGNKSIMGLMIESHLKGGRQNIPADLSQLEYGKSVTDGCLDWDATVDILRQFAKAVKEHLPNR
- a CDS encoding DMT family transporter — translated: MPNSPTNPNQGSFFGSFYMVFACLCFALMLVSIKMAGQKFAMHTYELTFWRVLSSLVILGGLSWVKGQDFRTAYPKEHFWRSLSGLVALLMNFYVVLHLPLATASTLQNTSVIFLGLLSIIILKQKPSVISWISLILGFLGVVILLKPSQGGDIFAMFIGLTSGAISGYAYLQVRELSLLGEPAWRIVFYFSLLSAIISGILAAFFGFTPISWANLPYIIAIGVTALGGQLLMTYAYQVGQKFVVAVLGYLGVVFSVIFGAVLFGERLDWLSLLGIAIIVISGMIGTKK